In Thalassoglobus sp. JC818, a single window of DNA contains:
- a CDS encoding DUF2271 domain-containing protein, with protein MNTIRTLLPLLALFGALLPAASTLAEEFQFFHENVLGTSFELRVEADSKELAEQVESTVLAEIGRLDQVLSRYKVDSELMRWQRGELTAGVSDDLAIVLTQAEQWRQRTGGAFDVRSGAFTAVWKQAEKDQKVPPQELLDGIVKQLGSKPWQQQANNIFDRSDDLQISLDGLAKGYILDSVNQLITTRFPQVRQVTVNIGGDLRKTGQESLTVSIADPANPAIGATPLAKVEVVGEVGLATSGGYHRNFEIDGHKHSHILNPCDGQPVKEVVSATVIAPTAMEADAAATSVSVLGVREGIRLIETLPGYECLIADERGIVAFSSGWPTNESRTQLSFVVFQEDEEEAAEDSVEEKKPTNGLFVDFSLPRQSGGRYRRPYVAVWLEDQDGYPVKTSVLWMMKTQPGPRWYRDLTRWYRSDRLRRIVEETNLIETTSSATRGAGEYSAHFDGTDNLGKKLPPGQYTLCLEAAREHGTYQIIRKSVQLGSDPIDIQKLEGNQEIDQVSYRYVPWSNSQPSE; from the coding sequence ATGAATACGATCAGAACTCTTCTGCCGCTACTGGCCCTCTTCGGTGCTTTGCTGCCAGCAGCTTCTACACTTGCCGAAGAATTTCAGTTCTTCCACGAGAACGTGTTAGGGACATCGTTTGAACTACGTGTCGAAGCCGACTCAAAAGAGTTGGCCGAGCAGGTCGAGTCAACCGTGCTTGCCGAAATCGGTCGTCTTGATCAGGTCTTAAGTCGGTACAAAGTTGATAGCGAGTTGATGCGATGGCAACGCGGAGAGTTAACTGCAGGAGTTTCGGATGACTTGGCGATCGTTCTGACTCAGGCCGAGCAATGGAGGCAGCGCACGGGAGGAGCATTCGACGTTCGCTCCGGTGCGTTCACTGCTGTTTGGAAGCAGGCTGAGAAAGATCAAAAAGTTCCACCACAAGAGCTTCTCGATGGGATCGTTAAACAGCTAGGTTCAAAACCGTGGCAACAGCAGGCGAACAATATTTTCGATCGCAGCGATGATCTTCAAATCAGCCTCGATGGACTTGCCAAAGGCTATATCCTCGATTCTGTCAACCAATTGATCACAACTCGTTTTCCACAGGTGCGGCAGGTGACTGTCAATATTGGTGGGGATCTGCGTAAGACCGGTCAAGAGTCGCTGACAGTTTCTATTGCCGATCCAGCGAATCCAGCAATCGGGGCAACTCCGCTCGCGAAGGTGGAAGTCGTCGGGGAAGTTGGTTTGGCGACGAGTGGAGGCTATCACCGCAACTTCGAAATTGATGGCCACAAACACTCACACATCTTAAACCCGTGTGACGGGCAGCCTGTGAAGGAAGTCGTCAGTGCCACGGTCATTGCGCCCACTGCGATGGAAGCCGACGCAGCTGCGACATCTGTCAGCGTTCTCGGAGTGCGTGAAGGGATTCGATTGATTGAAACCCTCCCGGGTTATGAGTGTTTGATTGCTGACGAACGGGGAATCGTGGCTTTCTCTTCGGGGTGGCCAACGAATGAATCTCGCACGCAGTTAAGCTTTGTTGTGTTTCAAGAAGACGAGGAAGAAGCAGCTGAAGACTCTGTCGAAGAGAAGAAACCGACCAATGGGCTTTTCGTTGACTTCAGTTTGCCGCGGCAATCCGGTGGACGATATCGGCGCCCGTACGTCGCAGTCTGGCTTGAAGACCAAGATGGTTACCCGGTGAAAACATCTGTCTTGTGGATGATGAAAACACAACCGGGGCCAAGGTGGTATCGAGATTTGACTCGCTGGTACCGCAGCGACCGACTTCGAAGAATCGTCGAAGAGACAAATCTGATCGAGACTACTTCCTCGGCGACCCGTGGGGCGGGAGAGTATAGTGCTCACTTCGATGGAACAGACAATTTGGGAAAGAAGCTGCCTCCCGGTCAGTACACACTCTGCCTGGAAGCTGCCCGCGAACACGGGACGTATCAGATTATTCGGAAATCGGTCCAGCTTGGCAGTGATCCAATCGACATTCAGAAACTCGAAGGCAATCAGGAAATCGATCAAGTTTCCTATCGGTATGTGCCATGGTCCAATTCGCAACCCTCGGAATAA
- a CDS encoding PQQ-binding-like beta-propeller repeat protein, protein MTNDFRQINTRMLGDLHQVIVLTSLLSLLIGNRSAASDDWSSFQDGGRVQRTGESGHNDEGEYELEWTTDVEGYGQSSPVAWNGALYVTSVSGENKETLRVSAFTLETGKQRWKHEFPNATPQESSNYVSKAAPTPVVDEAGVIAFFEGGNVIALSHEGEVRWQRDLVADYGAIDARHGIGSSLEQSKDSVFVWVERSTEPYILAVDKSTGENIWKVEGLGVTSWSSPRLVDVESAQHLVFSGSGMLVGIDPGTGDRLWQFDEISGNTTPTPIPVGNGQFLIGATDGRGESESGRAAQSNGIVQIARNSNGDWQANYLWQSKRATSSFGSPIMAEGRCFFINRTGVMYCVDASSGEEMYAERVGGSVWATPIAMNQRIFLPLKDGKLVIGGIGDSNEMITELEIPTASESGDTENGLTIYAAILAGDRVILRTGEKLFSVKAG, encoded by the coding sequence GTGACAAACGATTTTCGTCAGATCAACACCCGCATGCTCGGTGATCTTCATCAAGTCATTGTGCTTACTTCACTGTTGTCGCTGCTTATCGGTAATCGCTCCGCCGCATCGGACGACTGGAGTTCGTTTCAAGACGGGGGAAGAGTGCAACGCACAGGTGAATCAGGTCACAATGACGAAGGTGAGTACGAACTTGAATGGACAACTGACGTTGAGGGCTATGGGCAGTCCAGCCCGGTAGCCTGGAATGGCGCTCTGTATGTCACTTCTGTTTCCGGTGAGAATAAAGAAACGCTAAGAGTTTCTGCGTTCACATTGGAGACTGGCAAACAACGCTGGAAACATGAGTTTCCGAATGCAACACCGCAGGAAAGCTCCAACTATGTCAGTAAAGCGGCCCCGACACCTGTCGTCGATGAAGCGGGTGTGATCGCCTTTTTTGAAGGTGGCAACGTAATCGCTCTGTCGCATGAGGGGGAAGTCCGCTGGCAGCGAGACCTTGTTGCAGATTACGGCGCGATCGATGCACGGCACGGGATCGGTTCTTCTTTGGAGCAATCGAAGGATTCCGTTTTTGTGTGGGTCGAACGGAGCACCGAGCCTTACATTCTTGCCGTTGATAAATCGACGGGTGAGAACATTTGGAAGGTTGAAGGCTTAGGTGTCACCAGTTGGTCAAGTCCGCGACTCGTTGATGTTGAGAGTGCTCAGCATCTCGTTTTCAGCGGATCGGGAATGCTCGTTGGAATTGATCCGGGCACAGGAGATCGACTGTGGCAATTCGATGAGATTTCCGGAAATACAACACCGACACCAATTCCAGTTGGGAACGGTCAATTTCTGATCGGGGCAACTGATGGTCGCGGAGAGTCTGAATCGGGTAGAGCTGCACAATCGAACGGGATTGTTCAAATCGCCAGGAACTCTAACGGAGACTGGCAAGCGAATTATCTTTGGCAATCCAAACGTGCGACGAGTTCTTTTGGCTCGCCAATCATGGCTGAGGGCCGTTGTTTCTTCATTAACCGCACCGGAGTGATGTATTGTGTCGACGCAAGTTCGGGAGAAGAAATGTACGCCGAACGAGTTGGAGGAAGCGTCTGGGCGACACCGATTGCGATGAATCAACGGATATTTCTTCCACTCAAAGATGGAAAACTCGTCATCGGGGGAATTGGTGATTCGAACGAGATGATTACTGAATTGGAAATTCCTACAGCATCAGAATCTGGCGACACAGAAAATGGTTTAACGATCTATGCAGCCATCCTCGCAGGTGACCGGGTGATCTTACGGACTGGTGAGAAATTGTTCTCTGTCAAAGCTGGTTGA